The DNA segment CCTAAACCTGAAAACCAGTTATTTTTCACCTTCAACTATCGATACCGgatgaacccccccccccccccgagcaGCTTTGTAAGCggttttggtctatgtggcagtccagtcagtaagttttttattaaataaaggatagggcccacctgtcagatataatcttctctctatctctttccctctcacccccctctctcactcccgTTAGATaccggcggctgcggctcgaGCGCCGGCAGCAGCGAGCGCCGatgccggcggctgcggctcgcgcgccggcagcagcgggcgcctcctccgccgcttcggCGGGAGTCGTCGGAAATCATATGTGGGAGCTTCGACTCGGTGGTGGCGCTGTTCAACGGCGGCGAGTTCCACGCGCGCCATGACGTCGTGGAGGAGCTCTGGTACACCGCCGACGAGCCCACCCGGACGCTGCCGGCTGCTCCACGCATCCTCCAGTGCGCCGTCGGCTTCCACCACCTCTTCAACCAAGTATATTTTCATCGTCTCATTTCCACATTTAACTATGCATATTAATTATTACTCCACCAGTAAAAATTGTGATTAGACACATGATCATGCACAAACATAGAACCACCGTGGCGCCATGATGGAGCTCGGGGAAAGCCTCTACAAGCTCCGCAAGCTGCGTCTCGACAACACTACGAGCCCCTTCTCCCGCTTCGAgaaggaggtcgccgccgcactCAACTTCATCTACCGCACACAGAAGGAACTCGCGGCATGCACCGACGATCTCTACCTCACCATGGATGGCTCCGTGACCTCCCACCAGCTGCTTGGCAACTTCGCCGCTGACTAGAAGCGGGAGAAGGAGCGGGGCGAAGCAGCGGTGGCAGAGcggggcgggcggagcggcggcggccgaagcaTGCCGGCAATAGTGGGGTGGGCGTAGAGGGAAGAGGTGAGGAGGCTAGGGAGCAGGctgaggagggagggagaggtgaGGAGGCCAGGGAGCGGGCTGAGcgggcgcctcctccgccgccgtcgtcgtcatttGAGCCACTCCCGCCGGAGTACGACGAGCCCAGCCATACTTGTTGCTGCGACGACCACCTCTGGCTCGACGACGACCGCCGTGCCCCACTACCCTTCCCCGACGCCTGCTCGTTGGGATCTGGCTAGAGACGGCGGTCGCGAGGGAGTCCGGCCTCCTCATCTCTCGGCCTTCCTATGCCCCTCGTGCATGAGCTCGTTCATGGAGAGGAGTGCCGCGTggcacggcggcgggggagaggagagaagcgcccgcctcctccctctcggcgCGCTTGCCGCATCCCCTCCGCGGGCGCCCTCTTCGCCACCGCCCGCCATCGTCCCGAGCTCCATCGCCCCCTTCGTCGCCTCGTGCTCTGCCCGCCGTCAATCATCGAggtgagggaggaagaagagagtgGATTTtggagagagacagagaggtgAGGGGTAAAAAAGAGGGtgagagactgacatgtggggcccactaatttaaaaagaaaataattgctgactggactgccacgtagaccaaaaccgctTGCAAAGCTGCTTAGGGGGGTTTTTCGTCCAATAtcgatagttgagggtgaaaaatgactggttttcaggtttaagggggtaattcgtactcaccTAATACTTCAGGGGGGTaatcgtactttttcctatgcGAAATAATGAGCTTATGTTGGCATTAGTCCTCCCTAGTATGTTTAGCCCCTCCCCTAGGCCTCCCGTTTCCGAGTTGAGACCTTTTACAGTGTTTGCATTCCTAAAATGGCATAGATCTAACGGCTCACGATGAAAGGTACCTTATGAAAGGTATCAGAGGTAGAAAGGTACTAAGGATTAAAAGGTAATTGATAACAGGGCGATTATGTTTAACAACGTGTGGATGTACCGAAAGGTACGGTGTAAGTGGATTTGAAGGTACCACAAGGTACCGCGTAAGTAGTTTTTAAAGGTAACGTAAAATATGATTTATGTGGTGGGGACAAAAATTACATTCTCTTCTATTCGGTTTCCAATCTTCGGTCGTTCTGTTTGCGTCGGTTTCCAAACTTTGGTCCGATTTACGTGGAACATATCATATTCTCATGATCTTGATAATTATTTCCAGTTAGTCATTAATTTACATAGCAATTTGGTGATCCATCTTTTGATGAATGTAATCAAAGATTGAAAGGACAACAAATTGAGAAGATTTACGCACCTAACAAGAACAAAACAAGTTCAATGAGGAAGATTTGCGAAAAAAACTAAACCAATCGTCTGACAGATCGAGACCGTGCGGTCGCTTCTAGCTCCGGCGAACATAGGCAGTCCTGGACCACTTCCTCCGggtcctcttcctccgccgcccctccctccaaCCACCGCCTCTGGCCACAAGTCCACCGCCGGCCCTCAATTCTCCACCTTTCAACTTATCGAAGAACATGTAAACCTTACGTATGAACAGAACGTATCTAAGAACGATGCAACGCAACAGGCTACAAGCTAATTCCTTCGATACCTTCTCATACCTTTTCATATGTATAAAAGACACATTTGTCATTCTAATATCATCATATTTACATTAATGCCACCTATTACAATATTTTCTTTCCATACCTTGCCCCTCACAGATCAACGGCTCACGTCGCCCCACCTCCTTGTACCTCGCAAACATCGTAAAATCCCTCTTCCGAGTTAGAATACTTGATGAGGGTGTATCAAAGTACCAGTGTATTAAAATGTCAATTCCTTTAGTAGTAAAAATGCAAGTTTACATTCTAAATGTCAAACAGTTCAACAcggtaaaatatataaatataccaTGGTGAACTTGGGTAGTTAAAAAGTCACCCCAAACATAGAGGGACAAATCATAAATATCGTGGAAAACATATAAACAAAACTAGCATAGGCAAAATTTTCATGAATCATAAGGGAGATAAAAATGTACTATATTAACATAGTATAAGGGAGAAAAATCATCataattttcttttatgtttatactccctccatacttataAAGTAAGTCGTTTAGCACAGCGACACGGttttcaaaacacaactttgactttttgtttctataaaaatatttattgaaaagtgatatatttatacttttatgaaagtatttttcaagacaaatctatacatataatttttatattttcaaactcaacagcttaagagttattcatgatttatattcttaaggtttgacttaaacgttgtcctaaacgactttctttatgagCACGGAGGGATTACTGTATAAGAGTAAAAAAGGAACATTTGGTAAACCCAAACAAATTTTGCTGAAGCaaaagtccaaaaaaaaaaaagtgccccCGAAGGCCAAAACCATGGACACCAAGGAGGAAGACAAACATGACATCCGCCCCCAGCCAATCACGCAAGCACAACACAAGCACAGTCGCATGGGGGCACAGCCGCACAGACCACAGCCATCAACCGCGTCGAACGGATGGATGGTCATGGATATCTATggcggaaaaaaaagaagtggcGCTCTCGCCCGCCCGCACGCACGCATCCACCCACCCACGACCAGCGCCtcgccccgcccccgcccccgcccaccTCTCCGAGGCGAAGACGACGCGGCCGCGACCGCATCGGATTGGATCGGAtatggagaggagggaggacgcgctcctcctcctcctcctcctcactatccccatctcctcctctccccaacctctcccctccccgtgGCCTGACTGACCCCCTCCTGAATTCCTGATCCCCTCACACCACCACGCGGCCCTCGgtcttccctcctcctcgccctcgcctcccCCGTCTGGATCTAGCCtagccccccctcccctctcgcccTCGTCCTCCTCACGAGATGGACTACGGCGACGGGGAGGTGCGGCtggtgaggaggaaggggaagaagaggctcgctccgcctccgcctccgcctccggcggcggagaggggcgAGAGGGACAGGTTGGACGAGCTCCGGCGGGACTACCGCGATGTGCTCAAGGTGAAGAGTTTGCCCCCTCTGGTTTCCCTTGCCCTTTGCGGCGCGGTTTCGCCGATGAATCTCCTTGTTCACCTCCTTGTCTGAACTACTAATTCGCTGCGGTTGCAATTTTGTATTACATATGATATCTCCTAGTACTCTGCTCCGCTTGATTGCAGGAGTCCAGGGGTTGATTGCATAGCTGATGTCAGTGCGAAACTAGGGTTGATTGCATAGCAGATGTTAGTGTGAAACTAGGATTGATTGCATAGCTGATGTTAGTGCGAAACTAGGGCTGTCAAGAATTGGTTATGGTTGTAGCATGGGATGATGACATGGTCACATTGCTATTATACAGTTGCACTACATTGGACTTGAATCTGATAGCGGTTCTTGATGCAGGATAATGAGATGAATAGGAGGAAGCTAGAGAGCATAAACAAGCGAAAGCTCGTCCTGCTTTCTGAAGTCAAGTATGACAGCACTTCCGTTTCTTTCTTGTCCCTCCATGTTGCCATCTATCTACTCAATTGATGTTAACGAAGCAAGCTATGTGAATTCTATCataaatagtagtagtagtattgaCCCTTTTATCCTCTTCAACTAATCATGGAAACTGTTTTGTTTGTAAGGTTCTTACAAAAGAAGTTAAATTCTTTCAAGAAGAATGATTCGCAGCAAGTACGGCTGAGGAAGAAAGCTCCGCGAGTCCCATCTCATGTGGGAATCAATGATGCTTCAGCTTTTTATGGGGCGAGTACTGAAGTGCCATCTACCAGTAAAAGAACAGATTTAGATTTAAATCAAGATTCTGCAATggtatgtaacttttttttggaGTGTTATGGATATCTGACAAAACGTAATCTATTTCTGACAACTAACATTGTGGTTTTCTGTAACTACAGAATGATGAGCTTTCTGATTTCCCGGGGCACCATAACCATTTGGAACTTAAAAAGGCTGAACAGGCTGGAGTAGATGAAGATATTATGACCGCCGATGTCAACCTATCAGCTTGTAGGGATACCGGAAACTCTCCGGCAAGCGATGATAAGAGGAGTGTTTCATGGCAAGACCGTGTAGCGTTGAAGGTCTAGTCCTTCCATAGATGTGGCTATGAAATAACATCCTTCTCAGATGATTAACTGCACTCtgcttatttttttctgaaatattttgCAGTGCTTTGTATATCACAAGAGTCTTAGTTAGACATGCCTTAATGCAAGCTCGATCTGATGATGTGATGTTATGAAATATCCACCCAGATTTTGAACTGACGCACATTGACTGCATTTGTCTGGATTGTGTTCTGCTGCATCCTTTGGAAACATGGTGACAAATCaatgttttttgtttgttgttACCATTTACTTCTGAAATGGCAACTGCAGCAGACTGGCATCCT comes from the Oryza glaberrima chromosome 9, OglaRS2, whole genome shotgun sequence genome and includes:
- the LOC127784680 gene encoding uncharacterized protein LOC127784680; this encodes MDYGDGEVRLVRRKGKKRLAPPPPPPPAAERGERDRLDELRRDYRDVLKDNEMNRRKLESINKRKLVLLSEVKFLQKKLNSFKKNDSQQVRLRKKAPRVPSHVGINDASAFYGASTEVPSTSKRTDLDLNQDSAMNDELSDFPGHHNHLELKKAEQAGVDEDIMTADVNLSACRDTGNSPASDDKRSVSWQDRVALKV
- the LOC127783775 gene encoding uncharacterized protein LOC127783775, with the translated sequence RESSEIICGSFDSVVALFNGGEFHARHDVVEELWYTADEPTRTLPAAPRILQCAVGFHHLFNQNHRGAMMELGESLYKLRKLRLDNTTSPFSRFEKEVAAALNFIYRTQKELAACTDDLYLTMDGSVTSHQLLGNFAAD